A section of the Felis catus isolate Fca126 chromosome B2, F.catus_Fca126_mat1.0, whole genome shotgun sequence genome encodes:
- the SF3B5 gene encoding splicing factor 3B subunit 5, with protein sequence MTDRYTIHSQLEHLQSKYIGTGHADTTKWEWLVNQHRDSYCSYMGHFDLLNYFAIAENESKARVRFNLMEKMLQPCGPPADKPEEN encoded by the coding sequence ATGACGGACCGCTACACCATCCACAGTCAGCTGGAGCACCTGCAGTCCAAGTACATCGGCACGGGTCACGCCGACACCACCAAGTGGGAATGGCTGGTGAACCAGCACCGCGACTCCTACTGCTCCTACATGGGCCACTTCGACCTTCTGAACTACTTTGCCATTGCGGAGAATGAGAGCAAAGCGCGAGTCCGCTTCAACTTGATGGAGAAAATGCTGCAGCCTTGCGGACCACCAGCCGACAAGCCGGAGGAGAACTGA